In Enterobacter cloacae, the following are encoded in one genomic region:
- a CDS encoding universal stress protein E, translating to MAKYQNMLVAIDPNQDDQPALRRAVYLHQRIGGKIKAFLPIYDFSYEMTTLLSPDERTAMRQGVISQRTAWIREQAKYYLEAGVPIDIKVVWHNRPFEAIIQEIIADRHDLLLKMAHQHDKLESVIFTPTDWHLLRKCPCPVWMVKDQPWPEGGKAVVAVNLASEEDYHNSLNEKLVKETLQLAEQVNHTEVHLVGAYPVTPINIAIELPEFDPSVYNDAIRGQHLLAMKALRQKFGIDEKMTHVEKGLPEEVIPDLAEHLQAGIVVLGTIGRTGISAAFLGNTAEQVIDHLRCDLLVIKPDQYQTPVELDDPEDD from the coding sequence ATGGCAAAGTATCAAAATATGCTGGTGGCCATCGATCCTAACCAGGACGATCAACCCGCGTTACGGCGTGCTGTGTATTTACATCAACGGATTGGTGGCAAAATCAAAGCGTTTTTGCCGATCTATGACTTCTCATACGAGATGACCACCCTTCTGTCGCCTGACGAGCGTACGGCTATGCGTCAGGGAGTGATCAGTCAACGTACTGCGTGGATCCGCGAGCAGGCGAAATACTACCTCGAAGCGGGTGTCCCTATCGATATTAAAGTGGTCTGGCACAACCGACCTTTCGAAGCCATTATTCAGGAAATTATTGCCGATAGGCACGACCTGCTGCTGAAAATGGCGCACCAGCACGACAAACTGGAATCCGTAATTTTCACGCCTACCGACTGGCACCTGTTGCGTAAATGCCCATGCCCGGTCTGGATGGTGAAAGACCAGCCGTGGCCTGAAGGGGGTAAAGCCGTCGTGGCTGTAAACCTGGCGAGCGAAGAGGATTATCATAATTCACTGAACGAAAAGCTGGTGAAAGAGACACTGCAGCTTGCCGAACAGGTTAACCACACCGAAGTGCATCTGGTGGGGGCTTATCCGGTCACCCCGATCAATATTGCGATTGAACTGCCTGAATTTGATCCGAGCGTCTATAACGATGCGATCCGTGGTCAGCACCTGCTGGCGATGAAAGCGTTGCGCCAGAAATTCGGTATTGATGAAAAAATGACGCACGTGGAAAAAGGGTTGCCTGAAGAAGTGATCCCGGATTTAGCAGAACACCTGCAGGCCGGGATTGTGGTACTGGGTACCATTGGCCGCACCGGTATTTCCGCCGCCTTCCTGGGGAATACTGCCGAACAGGTAATCGACCATCTGCGCTGCGACCTGCTGGTCATCAAGCCGGATCAATACCAGACTCCGGTTGAACTGGACGATCCAGAGGACGATTGA
- a CDS encoding NAD(P) transhydrogenase subunit beta yields MSGGLVTAAYIVAAILFIFSLAGLSKHETSQQGNNFGIAGMAIALIATIFGPDTGNVAWILVAMIIGGAIGIRLAKRVEMTEMPELVAILHSFVGLAAVLVGFNSYLYHEAGMEQILVNIHLTEVFLGIFIGAVTFTGSIVAFGKLRGKISSKPLMLPNRHKLNLAALVVSFVLLVIFVRTESVGTQVLALLVMTIIALAFGWHLVASIGGADMPVVVSMLNSYSGWAAAAAGFMLSNDLLIVTGALVGSSGAILSYIMCKAMNRSFISVIAGGFGSDGSSTGSDDEVGEHREINAEDTADMLKNSHTVIITPGYGMAVAQAQYPVAEITEKLRARGIKVRFGIHPVAGRLPGHMNVLLAEAKVPYDIVLEMDEINDDFTDTDTVLVIGANDTVNPAAQDDPRSPIAGMPVLEVWKAQNVIVFKRSMNTGYAGVQNPLFFKENTHMLFGDAKASVDAILKAL; encoded by the coding sequence ATGTCTGGAGGATTAGTCACAGCCGCATACATTGTTGCTGCAATCCTGTTTATTTTCAGTCTGGCGGGACTTTCCAAACACGAAACGTCTCAGCAGGGTAATAACTTTGGTATCGCCGGGATGGCGATTGCGCTGATTGCCACTATCTTCGGGCCGGACACCGGTAACGTTGCGTGGATCCTGGTGGCGATGATCATCGGTGGCGCAATTGGTATTCGTCTGGCGAAACGCGTTGAGATGACCGAGATGCCGGAGCTGGTGGCGATCCTGCACAGCTTCGTGGGTCTGGCGGCGGTACTGGTGGGCTTCAACAGCTATCTGTATCACGAAGCGGGCATGGAGCAGATTCTGGTCAACATTCATCTGACCGAAGTGTTCCTCGGCATCTTTATCGGTGCCGTGACCTTCACCGGTTCGATTGTTGCATTCGGCAAACTGCGCGGGAAAATCTCGTCTAAACCGCTGATGCTGCCAAACCGTCATAAGCTGAACCTGGCGGCGCTGGTCGTATCATTTGTACTGCTGGTGATCTTCGTGCGTACCGAAAGCGTAGGTACTCAGGTGCTGGCATTGCTGGTGATGACCATTATTGCGCTGGCGTTTGGCTGGCACCTGGTGGCTTCCATTGGTGGTGCAGATATGCCAGTGGTGGTCTCAATGCTGAACTCCTACTCCGGTTGGGCGGCAGCAGCGGCAGGTTTTATGCTGAGCAACGACCTGCTGATCGTCACCGGTGCGCTGGTGGGTTCTTCCGGTGCGATCCTGTCTTACATCATGTGTAAAGCGATGAACCGTTCGTTTATCAGCGTTATTGCCGGCGGTTTCGGTTCTGATGGTTCTTCTACCGGTTCTGATGACGAAGTGGGCGAACACCGTGAGATCAACGCCGAAGATACTGCGGATATGCTGAAAAACTCACACACCGTCATCATCACCCCAGGCTACGGCATGGCGGTAGCGCAGGCTCAGTACCCGGTAGCGGAAATCACCGAGAAACTGCGTGCGCGGGGTATCAAGGTTCGCTTTGGTATTCACCCGGTTGCAGGTCGTCTGCCTGGTCACATGAACGTACTGCTGGCTGAAGCGAAAGTGCCTTACGACATCGTGCTGGAGATGGATGAAATCAACGATGATTTCACCGATACCGACACCGTACTGGTTATTGGTGCCAACGACACCGTTAACCCGGCGGCACAGGACGATCCGCGCAGCCCAATCGCTGGTATGCCGGTTCTGGAAGTGTGGAAGGCGCAGAACGTGATTGTCTTCAAACGCTCCATGAACACCGGTTATGCAGGGGTTCAGAACCCGCTGTTCTTCAAAGAGAACACTCACATGCTGTTTGGCGATGCCAAAGCCAGCGTGGATGCGATTCTGAAAGCGCTGTAA
- a CDS encoding NAD(P) transhydrogenase subunit alpha: MRIGVPKERFANETRVAATPKTVEQLLKLGFTVAVESGAGKLASFDDEAFIQAGAEVVDGAEVWLSPVILKVNAPEESEIELLNPGTTLVSFIWPAQNPELMEKLAARGVTVMAMDSVPRISRAQSLDALSSMANIAGYRAIVEAAHEFGRFFTGQITAAGKVPPAKVMVIGAGVAGLAAIGAANSLGAIVRAFDTRPEVKEQVQSMGAEFLELDFKEEAGSGDGYAKVMSEAFIKAEMELFAAQAKEVDIIVTTALIPGKPAPKLITREMVDSMNPGSVIVDLAAQNGGNCEYTVPNQVTTTANGVKVIGYTDLPGRLPTQSSQLYGTNLVNLLKLLCKEKDGNVVVDFDDVVVRGVTVVREGEITWPAPPIQVSAQPQAAPKAAPEPKEPAKPASPWRKYAIMALVIILFGWLANVAPKEFLGHFTVFALSCVVGYYVVWNVSHALHTPLMSVTNAISGIIVVGALLQIGHGGWISFLSFVAVLIASINIFGGFTVTQRMLKMFRKG; this comes from the coding sequence ATGCGTATTGGGGTACCAAAAGAACGGTTTGCCAATGAAACCCGCGTAGCGGCAACACCGAAAACGGTGGAGCAACTGCTTAAACTGGGTTTTACCGTCGCAGTTGAAAGCGGCGCGGGCAAACTGGCGAGTTTTGACGACGAGGCCTTTATTCAGGCGGGTGCGGAAGTGGTGGACGGTGCTGAAGTCTGGCTGTCTCCCGTCATTCTGAAGGTGAATGCACCGGAAGAGAGTGAGATTGAACTGCTGAATCCAGGCACGACGCTTGTGAGCTTCATCTGGCCTGCGCAAAATCCTGAGCTGATGGAGAAGCTGGCGGCACGCGGTGTGACCGTGATGGCGATGGACTCTGTACCGCGTATTTCGCGCGCACAGTCTCTGGATGCCCTGAGCTCAATGGCAAACATCGCGGGTTACCGCGCTATTGTTGAGGCGGCACATGAGTTTGGCCGCTTCTTTACCGGTCAAATCACCGCTGCGGGTAAAGTACCTCCGGCGAAAGTGATGGTGATTGGTGCGGGCGTGGCAGGTCTTGCAGCGATTGGCGCGGCAAACAGCCTGGGCGCTATTGTTCGTGCATTTGATACCCGTCCGGAAGTGAAGGAACAAGTGCAAAGTATGGGTGCTGAGTTCCTTGAACTGGACTTCAAGGAAGAAGCGGGCAGCGGTGATGGCTACGCGAAGGTGATGTCCGAAGCCTTTATCAAAGCGGAAATGGAACTCTTTGCCGCACAGGCAAAAGAGGTCGACATTATTGTCACCACGGCGCTTATCCCAGGTAAACCGGCACCGAAGCTGATCACTCGTGAAATGGTTGACTCCATGAACCCGGGAAGCGTGATTGTTGATCTGGCGGCGCAAAACGGTGGTAACTGTGAATACACCGTACCGAACCAGGTGACCACCACCGCCAACGGTGTCAAGGTGATCGGTTATACCGACCTGCCTGGCCGTCTGCCAACGCAGTCTTCTCAGCTGTACGGTACCAACCTCGTTAACCTGCTGAAACTGCTCTGCAAAGAGAAAGACGGTAATGTCGTTGTTGATTTTGACGATGTCGTGGTGCGTGGCGTCACGGTTGTGCGCGAAGGTGAAATTACCTGGCCTGCACCACCTATTCAGGTTTCAGCTCAGCCTCAGGCTGCACCAAAAGCGGCTCCAGAGCCAAAAGAGCCCGCTAAGCCAGCTTCTCCGTGGCGTAAATACGCAATCATGGCGCTGGTGATTATTCTGTTTGGCTGGCTGGCCAATGTCGCGCCGAAAGAGTTCCTCGGTCACTTTACCGTCTTCGCGCTCTCCTGCGTGGTGGGTTACTACGTCGTGTGGAACGTGTCCCATGCGCTGCATACGCCGCTGATGTCGGTCACCAACGCCATCTCGGGGATTATCGTGGTGGGTGCGTTGCTGCAAATTGGGCACGGCGGCTGGATTAGCTTCCTGAGTTTTGTCGCGGTGCTGATCGCCAGTATCAATATTTTCGGTGGTTTCACCGTGACTCAGCGCATGCTGAAAATGTTTCGTAAAGGCTAA